In a genomic window of Streptomyces pristinaespiralis:
- a CDS encoding LacI family DNA-binding transcriptional regulator: MAARGRFGQPTLEQVAALAGVGRGTVSRVINKSPGVRDSTRHAVEQAIAELGYIPNHAARALAGSRTDAVALVVPETEKRFFTEPYFSEIIHGVGMGLADTELQLLLTLVRTERERGRFLQYAKARRIDGVLLVSVHRDDPLPDLLSEMDMPTVLGGRRSSDETVSYVDSDNAGGARTAVRHLASTGRRKIVTITGRADMYVAQCRLRGYEEAVRGACEDFDPSWVAAGDFTEESGRHAMAELLRLHPDLDAVFAASDVMAAGALHTLRAAGRRVPDDVAVIGFDDSPLAQHTDPQLTTVRQPVEEMGRTMVGVLLDQMAAPGAAWRNVVVRTELVRRDTA; the protein is encoded by the coding sequence ATGGCAGCACGGGGCCGTTTCGGCCAGCCCACACTCGAGCAGGTCGCCGCCCTGGCCGGCGTCGGGCGGGGCACCGTCTCCCGAGTGATCAACAAGTCGCCCGGTGTCCGCGACTCGACCCGGCACGCCGTGGAGCAGGCCATCGCCGAGCTGGGATACATCCCGAACCACGCCGCCCGCGCCCTCGCCGGCAGCCGGACCGACGCCGTCGCCCTGGTCGTCCCGGAGACCGAGAAGCGGTTCTTCACCGAGCCCTACTTCTCCGAGATCATCCACGGCGTGGGGATGGGCCTCGCGGACACGGAGCTCCAACTGCTGCTGACCCTGGTGCGCACGGAGCGTGAACGCGGCCGGTTCCTCCAGTACGCGAAGGCCCGCCGGATCGACGGCGTCCTCCTGGTCTCCGTGCACCGCGACGACCCCCTGCCGGACCTGCTCTCCGAGATGGACATGCCGACCGTCCTCGGCGGCCGCCGCAGCAGCGACGAGACGGTCTCCTACGTCGACTCCGACAACGCCGGAGGGGCCCGGACCGCCGTGCGCCACCTGGCCTCCACCGGCCGCCGCAAGATCGTCACCATCACGGGCCGCGCGGACATGTACGTGGCCCAGTGCCGGCTGCGTGGTTACGAGGAGGCGGTCCGCGGGGCGTGCGAGGACTTCGACCCTTCCTGGGTGGCCGCGGGCGACTTCACCGAGGAGAGCGGCCGCCACGCCATGGCGGAGCTGCTGCGGCTCCACCCTGACCTCGACGCCGTGTTCGCCGCCTCCGACGTGATGGCCGCCGGTGCCTTGCACACTCTGCGCGCCGCGGGGCGCCGGGTGCCCGACGACGTCGCCGTCATCGGCTTCGACGACTCCCCCCTCGCCCAGCACACCGACCCCCAGCTGACCACCGTCCGGCAGCCGGTCGAGGAGATGGGCCGCACCATGGTCGGCGTCCTCCTCGACCAGATGGCCGCCCCCGGCGCGGCCTGGCGGAACGTGGTGGTGCGCACCGAGCTGGTGCGCCGGGACACCGCCTGA